Proteins encoded by one window of Bacillus sp. DTU_2020_1000418_1_SI_GHA_SEK_038:
- the fliG gene encoding flagellar motor switch protein FliG, whose amino-acid sequence MARKDQKELSGKQKAAILLISLGPDVASSVYKHLSEEEIEKLTLEISGVKKVDSQAKEEVVEEFHNIALAQDYISQGGIGYAKTVLEKALGNEQAAIIINRLTSSLQVRPFDFARKADPAQILNFIQNEHPQTIALILSYLDAAQAGQILSELPQEMQADIAKRIAVMDSTAPEIINEVEQILERKLSATVTQDYTQTGGIEAVVDVLNGVDRSTERTILDALEIQDPELAEEIKKRMFVFEDIVTLDNRAIQRVIRDCESEDLMLSLKVSSDEVKEIIFKNMSKRMVETFKDEMEYMGPVRLRDVEEAQSRIVAIIRRLEEAGEIVVARGGGDDIIV is encoded by the coding sequence ATGGCAAGGAAAGATCAAAAAGAGCTGTCAGGTAAGCAAAAAGCAGCCATACTTCTTATATCACTTGGACCTGATGTTGCATCGTCTGTATATAAGCATTTAAGTGAAGAAGAAATAGAAAAATTAACTCTAGAGATCTCTGGTGTCAAAAAAGTTGATTCACAGGCAAAAGAAGAAGTTGTAGAGGAGTTTCACAATATCGCGTTGGCTCAGGATTATATTTCACAAGGCGGAATTGGGTATGCAAAAACGGTTTTAGAAAAAGCGCTTGGGAATGAGCAGGCAGCTATTATCATTAATCGGCTTACATCATCCTTGCAGGTGAGACCTTTCGACTTTGCAAGGAAAGCAGATCCTGCTCAAATCCTTAACTTTATTCAAAATGAGCACCCGCAAACGATAGCTCTAATATTATCGTATTTGGATGCCGCTCAAGCAGGGCAAATTCTATCGGAGCTCCCACAGGAAATGCAAGCAGATATTGCGAAAAGAATTGCAGTCATGGACAGCACAGCACCAGAAATTATTAATGAAGTAGAACAAATACTCGAAAGAAAACTTTCAGCAACTGTTACACAGGACTACACTCAAACTGGCGGAATTGAAGCAGTTGTGGACGTCCTAAATGGAGTTGACCGTTCTACTGAACGAACAATTTTGGATGCTTTAGAAATTCAGGATCCCGAGCTTGCAGAAGAAATTAAGAAAAGAATGTTTGTATTCGAGGATATTGTTACCCTCGATAACCGTGCCATTCAGCGAGTTATCCGCGATTGTGAAAGTGAGGATCTTATGCTTTCGCTTAAAGTTTCAAGTGATGAAGTTAAGGAAATTATTTTCAAAAATATGTCTAAACGTATGGTTGAAACCTTTAAAGACGAAATGGAATACATGGGTCCTGTTAGACTACGTGATGTAGAAGAAGCGCAATCTAGAATTGTGGCAATCATTCGACGTCTAGAGGAAGCTGGGGAAATAGTCGTTGCTAGAGGCGGGGGAGATGATATTATTGTCTAG
- the fliH gene encoding flagellar assembly protein FliH has translation MILLSRLIKAVPSLADNNVNEKKIISIKVFKPEKQEDDFEPTPINHSEQAQSIIAEAEMEAESIISLARHEAELIRQQLEQDVQSFEIEKENIAAAAHESGYASGYEEGREKGYLEYLEIIESARAVVDSAKNDYRMHVESSDREILEIGLKVAQKILGKTIQENKEEFLPIVKRALKEARDNQEIQLHVHPSHYDYLLSNKEELKILFPREIDLFIYPDDELGESSCIIESVNGRIDASIDSQLEEIKRKLVEMLEGEQE, from the coding sequence ATGATATTATTGTCTAGATTAATAAAGGCGGTTCCCTCTTTGGCTGACAATAATGTTAATGAAAAAAAGATTATTTCTATTAAAGTTTTTAAGCCGGAAAAACAAGAAGATGACTTTGAACCTACCCCTATAAATCATTCAGAACAGGCACAATCAATTATTGCAGAAGCTGAAATGGAAGCAGAATCGATAATAAGCCTTGCTAGGCATGAGGCTGAGTTAATTCGTCAGCAGCTAGAGCAAGATGTTCAATCTTTTGAAATTGAAAAAGAAAACATCGCTGCAGCGGCACATGAATCAGGGTATGCTTCCGGATATGAAGAGGGCCGAGAGAAAGGCTACTTAGAATATCTTGAAATTATTGAATCTGCACGAGCAGTAGTTGATTCCGCAAAGAATGATTATCGAATGCATGTTGAATCGTCCGACAGGGAGATTCTCGAAATCGGTCTCAAAGTTGCTCAGAAAATCTTAGGGAAAACGATTCAAGAAAATAAGGAAGAATTTTTACCTATCGTGAAGCGAGCGTTAAAGGAAGCACGGGATAATCAGGAAATTCAATTGCATGTTCATCCAAGTCATTATGATTATCTTCTTTCAAATAAGGAAGAACTAAAAATACTTTTTCCAAGAGAAATTGATTTATTTATCTATCCAGACGATGAATTAGGAGAGTCAAGCTGCATTATTGAATCCGTTAATGGGAGAATTGATGCAAGTATTGATAGTCAGCTAGAAGAAATAAAACGAAAGCTTGTTGAAATGCTAGAGGGTGAGCAGGAATGA
- the fliI gene encoding flagellar protein export ATPase FliI, with protein sequence MKLLDVIEEIDQLDSFKRYGRVKRVVGLMIESQGPPESSIGDVCYIHVGSKRKRTIQAEVVGFKNEEVILMPYTTINDISPGSLVEATSRPLEIKVGAQLIGSVIDSIGQPLDGTPLPKGLSSAPTEQAPPNPLKRPPISSAMEVGVRMIDSLLTVGIGQRVGIFAGSGVGKSTLLGMVARNTKADLNVIALIGERGREVREFIERDLGPEGLSRSIVVVATSDQPALMRIKGAYTATAIAEYFRDKGLNVMMMMDSVTRVAMAQREVGLAIGEPPTTKGYTPSVFAILPKLLERTGTNEKGSITAFYTVLVDGDDMNEPIADTVRGILDGHFVLDRALANKGQYPAVNVLKSVSRVMNNIVPTEHVRAAEKLREALSTYINAEDLINIGAYKKGSSIEIDEAIRLYPNIISFLKQGTHEKITFQESVYQLKSILGKGD encoded by the coding sequence ATGAAGCTCTTGGATGTCATTGAGGAAATTGATCAGCTAGACTCCTTTAAACGCTATGGACGTGTAAAAAGAGTGGTAGGTTTAATGATTGAGTCCCAGGGCCCCCCTGAAAGTTCCATTGGCGATGTTTGTTATATTCATGTAGGCAGTAAGCGAAAAAGAACCATACAGGCAGAGGTAGTCGGTTTCAAAAACGAAGAAGTTATTTTGATGCCGTATACAACCATTAATGATATTTCACCTGGCAGCTTAGTAGAAGCGACCTCAAGGCCATTGGAAATTAAAGTTGGGGCGCAGCTGATTGGTTCAGTCATTGACTCAATAGGGCAGCCTCTTGATGGAACGCCATTGCCGAAAGGACTTTCTTCTGCACCAACTGAGCAAGCTCCGCCAAATCCGCTCAAAAGACCCCCTATTTCTTCCGCTATGGAGGTAGGAGTTCGGATGATCGATAGTTTATTAACTGTTGGAATCGGACAGCGGGTTGGAATTTTTGCAGGGAGTGGTGTGGGAAAGAGTACTCTGCTAGGCATGGTTGCCAGGAATACGAAAGCGGATTTGAACGTCATTGCTCTAATCGGAGAGCGCGGCAGAGAAGTGCGTGAATTCATTGAGCGCGACCTCGGTCCAGAAGGCTTAAGCCGTTCTATTGTTGTCGTAGCAACGTCTGATCAACCAGCATTAATGAGAATTAAAGGTGCCTATACAGCAACAGCAATTGCTGAATATTTTCGAGATAAAGGTTTAAATGTCATGATGATGATGGATTCAGTTACAAGGGTGGCAATGGCGCAAAGAGAGGTTGGACTAGCAATAGGTGAGCCCCCGACAACAAAGGGGTATACTCCTTCTGTTTTTGCCATTTTGCCGAAGCTTCTCGAAAGAACCGGAACAAATGAAAAAGGGTCCATTACAGCATTTTATACTGTTTTAGTAGATGGCGATGATATGAATGAACCAATTGCTGATACGGTGCGCGGGATATTAGACGGACACTTTGTTCTTGATCGCGCACTTGCTAATAAAGGTCAATATCCTGCTGTTAATGTGCTAAAAAGCGTCAGCAGGGTCATGAATAATATCGTTCCAACCGAACATGTACGAGCAGCGGAGAAATTACGGGAAGCATTAAGTACTTATATAAATGCCGAAGATTTAATAAATATCGGGGCCTATAAAAAAGGCTCATCCATTGAAATTGATGAAGCCATTAGGCTCTACCCTAATATTATTTCCTTTTTAAAGCAGGGAACGCATGAAAAAATAACTTTTCAAGAAAGTGTTTACCAATTAAAGAGCATTTTAGGGAAAGGAGATTAA
- the fliJ gene encoding flagellar export protein FliJ: MQYQFKFEKILTIKEREKDEALNIYNQSVKRFETAAEKLYELLKKKEDLEDYQSYRLVNGLPVQEIRHHQHFIHQLERTIEHYQQIVMNARNHMNFQQERLLEKNVEVKKYEKIKEKDMTNFAEDVRLQEGRQMDDISIQHYMYRGN, encoded by the coding sequence ATGCAATACCAATTCAAATTTGAAAAAATCCTTACGATTAAAGAAAGAGAAAAGGATGAAGCACTTAACATTTATAATCAATCAGTCAAAAGATTTGAAACTGCTGCTGAAAAATTATATGAACTCCTTAAGAAGAAAGAGGATTTAGAAGACTATCAATCTTACAGGCTAGTCAATGGGTTGCCAGTGCAAGAAATTAGGCATCATCAGCACTTTATTCATCAATTGGAAAGAACGATCGAGCATTATCAGCAAATTGTTATGAATGCACGAAATCACATGAATTTTCAGCAGGAGAGGCTGCTTGAGAAAAATGTAGAAGTGAAGAAGTATGAAAAAATTAAAGAAAAAGACATGACGAATTTTGCTGAAGATGTAAGGCTGCAAGAGGGAAGGCAAATGGATGATATCTCGATTCAGCATTATATGTATCGGGGAAATTAG
- a CDS encoding MotE family protein, which produces MDKVLEEKEEKKQSRFQGFIFVVFIPLLFAITVALIVMTILGVNVFEITKEYGQKIPFISSAINDESPESFEALESKMIELEAEIKDREAKISKLETQIESKDEEISQVQIEKERLEEEIIELTAMKEENKRAFKDIIKTYETISAKKAAPILSQMSEEEALQILSSIKADTLAAIMEKMNPEDAARYTELLTANAENQLQNSP; this is translated from the coding sequence GTGGATAAGGTACTAGAAGAGAAAGAAGAAAAAAAACAATCAAGATTCCAAGGTTTCATATTTGTTGTCTTTATCCCGCTGTTATTTGCGATTACAGTAGCCCTTATAGTGATGACCATCCTCGGGGTTAATGTTTTTGAAATAACAAAGGAATACGGTCAGAAAATTCCATTTATATCATCTGCAATCAATGATGAAAGTCCCGAAAGCTTTGAGGCGCTGGAGTCAAAAATGATTGAACTTGAAGCGGAAATTAAAGACCGGGAAGCGAAAATTTCCAAGCTTGAAACCCAGATCGAGAGTAAAGACGAAGAAATTTCACAAGTACAAATTGAAAAAGAACGACTTGAAGAAGAAATTATCGAATTAACAGCAATGAAAGAAGAAAATAAACGGGCATTCAAGGATATTATCAAAACTTATGAAACGATTTCAGCAAAGAAGGCTGCTCCTATTCTTTCACAAATGAGTGAGGAAGAGGCTTTGCAAATCCTTTCAAGCATTAAAGCTGATACATTAGCAGCCATTATGGAAAAGATGAATCCGGAAGATGCAGCCCGGTACACGGAACTGTTAACAGCGAACGCTGAAAATCAGTTGCAAAATTCTCCATAA
- a CDS encoding flagellar hook-length control protein FliK yields MEMTGLGAIHTIVSNNGNSASPGKVPSGFGALVAGLMGNSPTPVQTDISTNNLPSDELGHLLQFLQITDVFELENGAELLGETSIGNAEIIKIIEDQLNLSSDELLELLSKFYSDISPSAKIEKSRDEDESQIDMILALIGSIISIQKQEMKIEPNRDFGQAMKAIKLFELLSAHQDSLGNQFKLKEFMKNISEKLEMALNNTNSSERGEFAKKTFQALVNELNGKAVAVTDKAGEHIAKALNKSEPVNHQGFIQFQQLSKPEQLTMLSSTGRPVSAEQLIEQFESILSKSQLLKSGGTQRLFLKLNPEHLGSLRIELIQKDSNIIARILTSTGNAKDLMESHLNGLRQAFQSQNIQVERIEISQAFTSQERSYNREGQHQGQERQQQDERQEKQSGDFNHSFEEALLNTEA; encoded by the coding sequence ATGGAAATGACCGGACTAGGAGCAATTCATACAATTGTATCCAATAACGGAAATTCAGCTTCACCTGGTAAAGTCCCAAGCGGATTTGGCGCTTTGGTTGCAGGATTAATGGGGAATTCACCAACCCCAGTACAAACTGATATTTCTACAAATAATTTACCAAGTGATGAACTTGGACATTTACTTCAATTTCTACAGATAACAGATGTATTTGAACTTGAAAATGGGGCTGAACTTCTTGGAGAAACCTCAATAGGTAATGCAGAGATCATCAAAATAATTGAAGATCAGCTGAATCTATCATCTGATGAACTTTTGGAGCTATTAAGTAAATTTTACAGTGATATCAGTCCGTCAGCAAAGATTGAAAAATCAAGAGACGAGGATGAATCACAAATAGATATGATCCTTGCACTCATCGGATCGATTATTTCTATTCAAAAGCAAGAAATGAAAATAGAACCGAATAGAGACTTTGGACAAGCAATGAAAGCAATCAAACTATTTGAGCTGTTATCTGCACATCAGGATTCTTTAGGTAATCAGTTTAAGTTAAAAGAATTCATGAAGAATATCTCTGAAAAGCTAGAAATGGCATTAAATAATACAAATTCCTCTGAAAGAGGGGAGTTTGCAAAGAAAACCTTTCAAGCCCTTGTAAATGAATTGAATGGAAAGGCTGTTGCGGTCACCGACAAGGCGGGGGAACATATTGCTAAAGCTTTGAATAAATCTGAGCCTGTTAATCATCAAGGATTCATTCAATTTCAGCAATTATCAAAACCTGAGCAGCTAACTATGCTATCAAGTACTGGCAGACCTGTTTCAGCCGAGCAGCTGATTGAACAGTTTGAATCCATTCTATCTAAAAGCCAATTGCTGAAAAGCGGAGGGACTCAAAGGTTATTCCTTAAGTTAAATCCAGAACATCTCGGTTCACTTAGAATAGAGCTAATTCAAAAGGATTCAAATATCATTGCCCGAATTCTTACTTCCACAGGTAATGCAAAAGATTTGATGGAGTCGCATTTGAACGGGTTAAGACAAGCCTTCCAATCGCAAAACATTCAAGTGGAGAGAATTGAAATTTCTCAAGCTTTTACTTCTCAGGAACGCAGCTATAACCGTGAAGGGCAACATCAAGGTCAGGAAAGACAGCAACAGGATGAGCGTCAAGAAAAACAATCAGGAGATTTTAACCACTCATTCGAAGAAGCACTTCTTAATACAGAAGCTTAG
- the flgD gene encoding flagellar hook assembly protein FlgD, which translates to MTNTIDSSLMLSSYQKEQRKTGSDVLGKDDFLKILMVQLQNQDPMNPMQDKDFIAQMATFSTLEQITNMGKSMDKFVKVQEQSQLIAYNQFVGKDITWHKVSEAKEQGGTPVIEEGTGRVASVQFKDNNVLFILDDGTKLEPGNISQINETSKENAMVQASMMIGKSVTYLADKAEKTGLVKSVSFKDGKTLFQLDDETTTITASQITKIE; encoded by the coding sequence ATGACTAATACGATTGATTCGTCTTTAATGCTATCAAGCTATCAGAAAGAACAGAGAAAAACTGGCTCGGATGTTTTAGGGAAAGATGATTTTCTAAAAATTCTAATGGTCCAGCTGCAAAATCAGGACCCGATGAATCCGATGCAGGATAAAGACTTCATTGCCCAAATGGCAACATTCTCAACATTAGAGCAAATAACGAATATGGGAAAATCAATGGATAAATTCGTGAAGGTTCAGGAGCAAAGTCAATTAATTGCCTATAACCAATTTGTCGGCAAGGACATTACATGGCATAAAGTCTCTGAAGCAAAGGAACAGGGTGGAACTCCTGTAATAGAAGAAGGAACAGGGAGAGTAGCATCCGTTCAGTTTAAGGATAACAATGTTCTTTTTATCTTAGATGATGGAACGAAATTAGAACCGGGCAATATTTCGCAAATTAATGAAACATCAAAAGAAAATGCGATGGTTCAAGCGAGCATGATGATTGGAAAATCCGTTACATACTTAGCAGATAAAGCAGAAAAAACAGGATTAGTTAAATCAGTTTCCTTTAAAGATGGAAAAACTCTGTTTCAGCTAGATGATGAAACAACAACCATCACTGCTTCACAAATAACAAAAATAGAATAA
- a CDS encoding TIGR02530 family flagellar biosynthesis protein — MDKMMFHPIQSKAVLSPKAKPFKPELQSSQKFAAHLQTALHPQGKLIVSKHAQDRMQQRGIQINESHWKQIADKVLEARQKGVNESLVLLKDAALIVSAKNNTVITAMDREEARTQIFTNINGTILLDQ; from the coding sequence ATGGATAAAATGATGTTTCATCCGATTCAATCGAAAGCCGTTTTAAGCCCGAAGGCCAAACCATTTAAGCCAGAATTGCAAAGCTCTCAAAAATTTGCCGCCCATCTACAAACGGCTCTTCATCCACAAGGTAAATTAATAGTGAGTAAACACGCACAGGATCGCATGCAGCAAAGAGGCATTCAAATTAATGAATCTCACTGGAAGCAAATTGCAGACAAAGTTCTCGAAGCTAGACAAAAGGGTGTAAATGAATCACTCGTATTGCTTAAAGATGCGGCACTCATTGTCAGCGCCAAAAACAATACAGTGATCACGGCAATGGATCGGGAAGAAGCCCGAACACAAATATTCACAAATATTAATGGCACTATTCTTTTAGATCAATAA